In the genome of Variibacter gotjawalensis, one region contains:
- a CDS encoding gluconokinase, with product MSARKLAAIVVMGVSGAGKTTIAEALAEWLGYTCRDADEFHPPANIAKMSAGTPLTDDDRWPWLRAIAAAIDVAGKTGKPMVVTCSALKHAYRDVLLHGRDDVVFAYLAGSRELIASRLKQRKGHFMPPALLDSQFATLEEPRPDEPVITLDINHPVDQIVDTLVAKLQRER from the coding sequence ATGAGTGCGCGTAAACTTGCGGCAATCGTCGTGATGGGCGTCTCCGGCGCCGGCAAAACGACCATCGCGGAAGCATTGGCGGAGTGGCTAGGCTACACGTGCCGCGATGCCGACGAATTCCATCCGCCGGCGAATATCGCGAAGATGAGTGCCGGCACGCCACTAACGGACGACGATCGCTGGCCATGGCTGCGCGCGATAGCTGCCGCGATCGACGTGGCGGGCAAGACCGGAAAGCCGATGGTTGTTACCTGCTCGGCGCTGAAGCATGCTTACCGCGACGTTCTTTTGCATGGCAGAGACGATGTCGTCTTCGCCTATCTCGCAGGATCTCGCGAACTCATCGCTTCGCGCCTGAAGCAGCGGAAGGGGCACTTCATGCCCCCTGCACTGCTCGACAGCCAATTCGCAACGCTTGAAGAGCCACGGCCGGACGAGCCCGTGATCACGCTCGATATCAACCATCCGGTCGACCAGATCGTCGATACGCTTGTCGCGAAACTTCAGCGCGAGCGCTGA
- a CDS encoding glycoside hydrolase family 15 protein encodes MAELPSKIEDYALIGDCLTGALVGRNGSIDWLCWPSFDSEACFAAILGTSDNGRWLIAPRDEVTESSRKYRADTLILETTFRCADGDVTLIDFMPPRGEASDIVRLVCGDRGTVSMTMELVLRFDSGASVPWVQKMDDGGIRAISGPDMAVLRTPVKLTGKDLTTISEFEVKAGDCVPFVLTYDSSHKDVPREINPEHALRDTESFWEEWISHCTYDGKHADIVKRSLMVLKALTYRPTGGIVAALTTSLPEKIGGSRNWDYRYCWLRDATFTLLALMNNGYKNEARDWHHWLLRAVAGAPSNLQIMYSITGQRRLLEWEADWLPGYERSRPVRFGNAAHAQLQLDVYGELMDTFHQARTENIELDETSWGMECALLEHLSTIWDRPDSGIWESRGPGEHYVFSKVSCWVAFDRGIKTAEQYGFKAPVERWRKIRDVIHADVCARGFDRERGHFMMAYGVPYLDASLLLLPAVGFLPPNDKRIVATIEAVAEHLTRDGFILRHDPRQKRDGELEPIEGAFLACTLWLADAYVLLGRIDEARELFLRVANIANDVGLVAEQYDSLAQRQVGNFPQALTHIAIINTANNIHSALHPAQAPNAQRSR; translated from the coding sequence TTGGCCGAACTTCCCTCGAAAATCGAAGACTATGCGCTGATCGGCGATTGTCTCACCGGCGCGCTCGTCGGCCGCAATGGTTCGATCGATTGGTTGTGTTGGCCGTCGTTCGATTCGGAAGCGTGCTTTGCCGCAATTCTCGGTACAAGCGACAACGGCCGCTGGCTGATCGCGCCGCGTGACGAAGTGACCGAGAGCTCGCGCAAATATCGTGCCGATACGCTGATCCTCGAAACGACGTTCCGTTGCGCCGACGGCGACGTCACGCTGATCGATTTCATGCCGCCGCGCGGCGAAGCCTCCGACATCGTCCGTCTCGTGTGTGGCGATCGCGGCACCGTATCAATGACGATGGAGCTCGTGCTGCGATTCGATTCCGGAGCGAGTGTGCCGTGGGTGCAAAAGATGGACGACGGCGGCATCCGCGCCATCTCCGGTCCCGACATGGCGGTTCTGCGCACCCCGGTGAAGCTCACCGGCAAGGACCTCACGACGATCTCCGAGTTTGAGGTGAAGGCAGGCGATTGCGTTCCGTTCGTCCTCACGTACGACTCCTCGCACAAGGACGTGCCGCGCGAGATCAATCCCGAACATGCGCTTCGCGATACGGAGTCGTTCTGGGAAGAGTGGATTTCTCACTGCACTTACGACGGAAAGCACGCCGATATCGTCAAACGTTCGCTGATGGTGTTGAAAGCGCTGACGTACCGTCCGACCGGCGGCATCGTTGCGGCTTTGACGACGTCGCTGCCTGAGAAAATCGGCGGGTCACGCAATTGGGATTATCGCTATTGCTGGCTGCGCGACGCGACCTTCACGCTGCTCGCGCTGATGAACAACGGCTACAAGAACGAAGCCCGCGATTGGCATCACTGGCTGCTGCGTGCGGTCGCCGGCGCCCCGTCGAATTTGCAGATCATGTACAGCATCACAGGCCAACGGCGCTTGCTCGAGTGGGAGGCTGATTGGCTGCCCGGATACGAGCGCTCGCGGCCCGTGCGTTTCGGCAACGCCGCGCACGCGCAGCTTCAGCTCGACGTTTACGGCGAGCTGATGGACACATTCCACCAGGCGCGCACGGAGAATATCGAACTCGACGAGACGAGCTGGGGCATGGAATGTGCGCTGCTCGAACATCTCTCCACGATTTGGGATCGCCCGGATTCCGGAATCTGGGAATCGCGCGGCCCCGGCGAACACTATGTGTTCTCTAAAGTGAGCTGCTGGGTCGCGTTCGATCGCGGCATCAAAACAGCCGAGCAATACGGCTTCAAAGCGCCGGTCGAGCGATGGCGGAAAATTCGCGACGTCATTCACGCCGATGTTTGCGCACGCGGGTTCGATCGCGAGCGGGGACACTTCATGATGGCCTACGGCGTGCCGTATCTTGATGCGAGCCTGCTGCTGCTACCCGCAGTCGGATTTCTACCGCCGAACGATAAGCGCATCGTCGCAACGATCGAGGCGGTCGCGGAGCATCTGACGCGCGATGGCTTCATCTTGCGCCATGATCCGCGGCAGAAACGGGATGGCGAGCTGGAGCCGATTGAAGGGGCGTTCCTCGCCTGTACGCTCTGGCTTGCGGATGCTTACGTGTTACTCGGCCGTATCGACGAAGCGCGTGAGCTGTTCTTACGCGTCGCGAACATCGCGAACGATGTTGGTCTCGTCGCGGAGCAATACGATTCGCTCGCACAGCGCCAGGTCGGCAACTTTCCGCAAGCGCTCACACATATCGCGATCATCAACACGGCAAATAATATCCACAGCGCGTTGCATCCTGCGCAAGCACCGAATGCTCAGCGCTCGCGCTGA
- a CDS encoding LysR family transcriptional regulator produces MAEDLEGLSVFVAVAETLSFTRAAERLGVTRSSVSQTIRRLEERTGTALLHRTTRTVRLTEAGKYLFDIAQSKLSDLRSAFAVVSEMAGRPTGRLRLAVSSIAETFIEGELLAGFLASHPDILVDILITDAEFDIVAEGYDAGVRLTEAIERDMIAIPVSAEQRQIIVASPTYLARAGEPQHPNDLTQHQCIGWRPSPDVAPYRWEFTENGRDIDVAVNPRVTTNDMGVMLRLARAGAGITCGMAETFAASIAANELKQILADFCPPFAGFQLYYPSRRNMSVNLRALVDYLKGTSFPKTS; encoded by the coding sequence ATGGCTGAAGATCTGGAAGGACTGTCCGTTTTCGTCGCCGTCGCCGAGACGTTAAGTTTCACGCGCGCGGCCGAACGCCTGGGTGTGACGCGTTCTTCCGTCAGCCAAACGATCCGGCGCCTCGAAGAGCGAACCGGGACGGCGCTGCTCCACCGCACGACACGCACGGTTCGGCTGACGGAAGCTGGAAAGTATCTCTTCGATATCGCTCAATCGAAGCTGTCGGATCTGCGCTCTGCTTTCGCGGTGGTAAGCGAGATGGCCGGACGGCCTACCGGAAGGCTGCGGCTCGCGGTGTCGTCGATCGCCGAGACTTTTATCGAAGGCGAGCTGCTCGCAGGATTTCTTGCGTCGCACCCGGACATTCTCGTCGACATTCTCATCACCGACGCGGAGTTCGACATCGTTGCCGAAGGTTACGACGCGGGTGTTCGACTGACGGAAGCAATCGAACGCGACATGATCGCAATTCCGGTGTCGGCCGAGCAACGGCAGATCATCGTCGCCTCGCCCACCTATCTCGCGCGTGCCGGTGAGCCGCAGCACCCGAACGATCTTACCCAGCACCAGTGCATCGGCTGGCGGCCTTCGCCTGACGTCGCCCCCTATCGATGGGAGTTCACCGAGAACGGACGCGACATTGATGTTGCGGTGAACCCGCGCGTAACGACAAACGATATGGGCGTCATGCTGCGGCTTGCGCGCGCAGGCGCGGGCATCACCTGCGGCATGGCGGAGACGTTTGCGGCCTCCATCGCGGCAAACGAACTCAAGCAAATTCTCGCCGACTTCTGTCCGCCTTTCGCGGGCTTCCAACTCTACTATCCGAGCCGCCGTAACATGTCCGTGAACCTGCGGGCTCTCGTTGATTACCTTAAAGGAACGAGTTTCCCTAAGACGAGTTGA
- the zwf gene encoding glucose-6-phosphate dehydrogenase — translation MNAAIGANRPPRVAEGCGFVLFGVTGDLAHRLVVPALYNLAEAGLLPKDFCIVGVTRSDVPADKLREDLNTSLAKFIKRPVDPEIAKSVLACLSTVRADPSDPASFDVLKKHLGELETRGVANFIFYLAVPPSGFAPISQSLANAGLLKEQQGRWRRLVIEKPFGTDLASARALNQQLLALVDEHQIYRIDHYLGKETVQNILVLRFANGMFEPIWNRNHIDHVQITVSETLDVAHRSSFYDATGALRDMVPNHLFQLLSLVAMEPPARFDAHAVRSEKGEVLAAIQQVSHVEALENSVRGQYTTGKVSDRQVDDYRTTDGVAKNSATETYAALKLSIDNWRWAGVPFYLRTGKALRAKRTEVAIRFKRAPFSMFRDTAIDHFAQNDLVISIEPNEGVTLQFNTKVPGPEIAINGVEMKFRYEDYFKVAPSTGYETLLYDCMTGDNILFQRADGIEAGWAAVEPFIEAWKSAGQDGVQGYAAGSDGPAAADELLERDGRAWRRLTP, via the coding sequence ATGAATGCTGCGATCGGCGCCAACCGGCCTCCGCGCGTCGCGGAAGGCTGCGGTTTCGTTCTGTTCGGCGTCACGGGCGACCTTGCGCATCGTCTGGTCGTGCCGGCGCTCTACAATCTCGCCGAAGCGGGGCTGCTGCCGAAGGATTTCTGCATCGTCGGCGTGACGCGCTCCGACGTTCCGGCCGACAAGCTGCGCGAAGACCTCAATACGTCGCTCGCGAAATTTATCAAGCGGCCGGTCGATCCGGAGATTGCGAAAAGTGTGCTCGCCTGCCTCAGCACGGTGCGGGCAGATCCAAGCGACCCGGCGTCATTCGATGTGTTGAAGAAACATCTCGGTGAGCTGGAGACGCGGGGCGTAGCGAACTTCATTTTCTATTTGGCAGTGCCGCCAAGCGGGTTTGCGCCGATCAGCCAATCGCTCGCCAACGCAGGCTTGCTGAAGGAACAACAAGGGCGCTGGCGGCGGCTGGTGATCGAGAAGCCATTCGGCACCGATCTCGCCTCGGCGCGGGCGCTGAACCAGCAGCTCCTTGCGCTCGTCGACGAGCATCAGATTTACCGGATCGATCACTATCTCGGCAAAGAGACCGTCCAGAACATTCTCGTGCTGCGGTTCGCGAACGGGATGTTCGAGCCGATTTGGAATCGCAATCACATCGATCATGTGCAGATCACCGTATCGGAAACGCTCGATGTCGCGCATCGCAGCAGCTTCTACGACGCGACCGGCGCGCTGCGCGACATGGTGCCGAACCATCTGTTCCAACTTCTGTCGCTTGTCGCGATGGAGCCGCCGGCGCGCTTCGACGCGCATGCGGTGCGTTCCGAGAAAGGTGAAGTCCTCGCCGCGATCCAGCAGGTCTCGCACGTTGAGGCTTTGGAGAATTCGGTTCGCGGGCAATACACGACAGGCAAAGTCAGCGATCGCCAGGTCGACGACTATCGCACGACAGACGGTGTGGCAAAGAACAGCGCGACCGAAACCTATGCGGCGCTGAAGCTTTCCATCGACAATTGGCGCTGGGCCGGCGTGCCGTTTTACTTGCGCACCGGCAAGGCGCTGCGCGCGAAACGCACCGAAGTCGCGATCCGCTTCAAGCGCGCGCCGTTCTCGATGTTCCGCGATACAGCCATCGATCACTTTGCGCAGAACGATCTCGTCATCAGCATCGAGCCGAACGAAGGCGTGACGCTGCAATTCAACACTAAGGTGCCGGGGCCTGAAATCGCGATCAATGGCGTCGAGATGAAATTCCGCTACGAGGACTACTTCAAAGTCGCGCCGAGCACCGGATACGAGACGCTGCTGTACGATTGCATGACCGGCGACAACATCCTGTTCCAGCGCGCTGACGGGATCGAGGCCGGCTGGGCGGCAGTCGAGCCGTTCATCGAAGCTTGGAAAAGCGCCGGCCAGGACGGCGTGCAAGGCTATGCGGCGGGAAGCGACGGCCCTGCTGCTGCCGACGAACTGCTTGAGCGCGATGGCCGCGCGTGGCGGCGGCTCACACCATGA
- the gnd gene encoding phosphogluconate dehydrogenase (NAD(+)-dependent, decarboxylating), whose protein sequence is MQIGLIGLGRMGGNIVRRLISKGKHDVVVFDQSTKAVDDLVGIGATGAESIADMVKKLKAPRTVWIMLPAGAVTEKTVETFAGLMESGDTIIDGGNSFWQDDVRRAKTLRENGIHYLDVGTSGGVWGLERGYCMMIGGDKETVDRLDPIFSVLAPGAGDIPKTDGRTGRDHRVENGYIHAGPSGAGHFVKMIHNGIEYGLMQAYAEGFDILRNANIEALPKEHRFDFDLADIAEVWRRGSVIPSWLLDLTSAALAKGEQLENYSGHVDDSGEGRWTINAAIDEAVPAEVITAALFARFRSRKDHTFAEKVLSAMRHGFGGHTEPPKPSAAKPAAKSS, encoded by the coding sequence ATGCAAATCGGTTTGATCGGGCTCGGCCGCATGGGCGGCAACATCGTTCGCCGTCTCATCTCCAAAGGAAAACACGACGTCGTCGTTTTCGATCAGAGCACGAAGGCCGTCGATGATCTCGTCGGCATCGGCGCAACCGGCGCAGAGTCGATCGCCGATATGGTCAAGAAGCTGAAAGCGCCGCGCACAGTGTGGATCATGCTCCCGGCCGGTGCGGTTACGGAGAAGACCGTGGAGACTTTCGCGGGTCTCATGGAATCCGGCGATACGATCATCGACGGCGGCAATTCGTTCTGGCAGGACGACGTGCGCCGCGCGAAGACGCTGCGCGAAAACGGCATCCACTACCTCGATGTCGGCACCTCCGGCGGCGTTTGGGGGTTGGAGCGCGGTTATTGCATGATGATCGGCGGCGACAAGGAAACCGTCGATCGCCTCGATCCGATCTTCAGCGTGCTCGCGCCGGGCGCCGGCGACATTCCGAAAACCGACGGCCGCACGGGACGCGATCATCGCGTCGAGAACGGCTATATTCACGCCGGCCCGAGCGGCGCCGGGCATTTCGTCAAGATGATCCACAACGGCATCGAATACGGTTTGATGCAGGCCTATGCGGAAGGCTTCGATATCTTGCGTAACGCCAACATCGAAGCGCTGCCGAAAGAACATCGCTTCGATTTCGACCTCGCCGACATCGCGGAAGTCTGGCGGCGCGGCAGTGTTATTCCGTCGTGGCTCCTCGATCTAACGTCGGCCGCACTCGCGAAGGGCGAACAGCTCGAGAATTACTCCGGGCACGTCGACGACTCCGGCGAAGGGCGCTGGACGATTAACGCCGCGATCGATGAAGCTGTGCCGGCCGAGGTCATCACGGCAGCGCTGTTCGCACGCTTCCGCTCGCGCAAGGATCATACCTTCGCCGAGAAGGTGCTCTCGGCCATGCGCCACGGTTTCGGCGGCCATACTGAGCCTCCCAAGCCATCCGCAGCAAAACCGGCAGCGAAATCCTCATGA
- a CDS encoding pyrroloquinoline quinone-dependent dehydrogenase: MARMRTFRATVALLGLALPFGGASAQQTWSHFNGDLKAQKYSPLTQITPENVGKLRAAWRVHTGDKAGPGVGPTGVHNRPMPPRGKIPATVWSATPIFVNDTLYLGTPFYRIFAIEPDTGRVKWTYDSKSALEALTQPDLKNRGVAYWQSVTADAGQPCQKRVYIGTMDAKLHSVDADTGQTCKDFGKDGVVDINVWNSAKNKWPLSILQPPTVFKDFLFVGWAGKDWEDSEAPAGSLFALDARTGELRWTFEALPKDIAAKTGTSNIWASMSVDEERDILYIPVSSPSPNFYGGNRLAPIPLGTSVTALKIQTGEILWSRQLVHHDLWDFDTNSAATLVDITKDGQTIPALVQTSKQGFIYVLNRLTGEPIYPIDERPVPQSKVDGEVSSPTQPYVAKPQPVVGDQFPGIFWLADVSSGGYCTRTLKTLVNEGRFTPPSLQGSLIYPATIGGVEWGGGAVDPGKQIFVVNNTSAVQIYKLLKRDDYNKATSVGGSETGGYFPMLGAPYGIQLTTFLNPLGMPCWNPPYGSISAYDLKTGERLWNKPFGRVQKWGFYMPESWGTVTIGGPVVTASGLIFIGASMDSRVRALDMKTGNVLWQANVSAPAVSLPAVYQYKSKQYVVFAAGGNSILTPRVSDEIVAFTLPD, from the coding sequence ATGGCTCGCATGAGAACCTTTCGCGCAACGGTCGCGCTTCTTGGTCTTGCACTTCCGTTTGGCGGCGCTTCGGCGCAGCAAACGTGGTCGCATTTCAATGGCGATCTCAAAGCGCAGAAATATTCGCCGCTGACGCAAATCACGCCGGAGAATGTCGGCAAGCTGCGCGCGGCTTGGCGCGTACACACTGGCGACAAAGCCGGCCCGGGTGTCGGACCGACGGGCGTGCACAATCGGCCGATGCCGCCACGCGGAAAAATTCCGGCGACGGTGTGGTCGGCGACGCCGATTTTCGTCAACGATACGCTTTATCTCGGCACGCCGTTCTATCGCATCTTCGCGATCGAGCCAGACACGGGCCGCGTGAAGTGGACGTATGACTCAAAGTCGGCGCTCGAAGCACTGACGCAGCCGGATCTGAAAAATCGCGGTGTCGCCTATTGGCAATCGGTGACCGCCGATGCGGGCCAGCCGTGCCAGAAGCGCGTCTATATCGGCACGATGGACGCGAAGCTGCATTCGGTCGACGCGGACACGGGACAAACGTGCAAAGACTTCGGCAAGGACGGCGTCGTCGACATCAACGTTTGGAACTCGGCAAAGAACAAATGGCCGCTCTCGATCTTGCAGCCGCCGACCGTGTTCAAAGATTTCCTCTTCGTCGGCTGGGCCGGGAAGGATTGGGAAGATAGCGAAGCGCCCGCGGGCTCGCTGTTCGCGCTCGATGCAAGGACCGGCGAGCTGCGCTGGACGTTCGAAGCGCTACCGAAAGACATCGCGGCGAAGACCGGCACGTCGAATATCTGGGCCAGCATGTCGGTCGATGAGGAGCGCGACATTCTTTACATCCCGGTCAGCTCGCCGAGCCCGAACTTCTACGGCGGCAACCGCCTCGCGCCGATCCCGCTCGGCACGTCAGTTACAGCGCTGAAGATTCAAACCGGCGAGATTCTGTGGAGCCGGCAGCTCGTTCATCACGACCTTTGGGATTTCGATACGAACTCCGCCGCGACTCTCGTCGACATCACGAAGGACGGACAGACGATCCCGGCGCTCGTGCAAACGTCGAAGCAAGGCTTCATCTACGTACTTAATCGCCTGACCGGGGAGCCGATCTACCCGATCGACGAACGGCCTGTGCCGCAGTCGAAAGTCGACGGCGAAGTATCGTCGCCGACGCAACCGTATGTCGCTAAGCCACAGCCGGTCGTCGGCGATCAGTTTCCCGGCATCTTCTGGCTCGCCGACGTGTCGAGCGGCGGCTATTGCACGCGCACACTCAAGACGCTGGTGAACGAAGGCCGCTTCACCCCGCCGAGCCTGCAAGGGTCGCTGATCTATCCGGCGACGATCGGCGGCGTCGAATGGGGCGGCGGTGCAGTCGATCCGGGTAAGCAAATCTTCGTCGTCAACAACACCAGCGCTGTGCAGATCTACAAATTGCTCAAGCGCGACGACTACAACAAAGCGACGAGCGTCGGCGGCTCGGAGACCGGCGGCTATTTCCCGATGCTCGGTGCGCCATATGGCATTCAGCTCACGACCTTCCTCAACCCGCTCGGCATGCCGTGCTGGAACCCGCCTTACGGTTCGATCTCGGCCTACGATCTCAAGACCGGCGAACGCCTGTGGAATAAGCCTTTCGGCCGCGTTCAGAAGTGGGGCTTCTACATGCCGGAATCGTGGGGCACCGTCACCATCGGCGGCCCGGTTGTTACTGCGAGCGGCCTCATCTTCATCGGCGCGTCGATGGACTCGCGCGTGCGCGCGCTCGACATGAAGACCGGTAATGTCTTGTGGCAAGCCAACGTCTCGGCGCCGGCCGTCTCGCTGCCTGCCGTCTACCAATACAAATCGAAGCAGTATGTCGTCTTTGCTGCGGGCGGAAACTCGATCCTCACGCCGCGAGTCAGTGACGAGATCGTCGCCTTCACACTTCCGGATTAA